A window of Eucalyptus grandis isolate ANBG69807.140 chromosome 4, ASM1654582v1, whole genome shotgun sequence genomic DNA:
TTTCATCTTACAATGGTAGGAACATATCTTCTAACATGGCATTGATCCCATGTTGTTACTGTGGGAAGAAGGAACAACCCATCTTTGTACATGAAAACCCTACCTATGGTATTCGTGACAATTACATTCAAATGATATCATGTGTTGCACACggcattttttgttttgcttgctATGCTTACTTCATATGGAGAATCAGATATAAAACTCAAAGTGAATGAGAAGGATATGGGGATGAATGAAAGAAGGATCTAGCAGAGTTTCCTTGCTATGCTTACTTCATATGGAGAATCAGATATAAAAGTGAGGTACTGTAGATCCTCTGCTTGTCTCGGTCTAGCAATTCATTCCATGTTCGCGTGCGAATCGATCTCGAGCACTTGTCTCGGTCTAGCAATTCCTTCTTCCCACAGTGAGCTAGACCGAGATCGATTCGCACACGGACATGGAATGAATTGCTAGACAGAGACAAGCAGAGGATCTACAGTACCTCACTTTTATATCTGATTCTCCATATGAAGTAAGCATAGCAAGGAAACTCTGCTAGATCCTTCTTTCATTCATTNNNNNNNNNNNNNNNNNNNNNNNNNNNNNNNNNNNNNNNNNNNNNNNNNNNNNNNNNNNNNNNNNNNNNNNNNNNNNNNNNNNNNNNNNNNNNNNNNNNNgctgcaatacccatttttccagcttcTGGTTGCGGCTGGACGGTGGCTGATCGGCGGCGATTCGGGCGGAGGGAAGGCGGAGGAAAGAGGCGGCAGCTCGCCGATGGCTCGGACGAGCGAGGCGGCGGCCGGGCAAGGCCTCACGGCAACGAggacgagctccggcagctcctAGAATGCGCAAACTGAGGCTGAGACGCAGCTAGGCACCGGCCAAGCACGGGCGAGTGCAGGCAACGGCAGAGTGCGAGATAGTGAGCAGCGACAGGCGGAGGCGTGTGGTTGCTCCGGCGGTCTTTGCCCGGCGTCCATCCCGTCTGGGATCTCAAGCAGCAAAGGGAGATGGAGAGGAGGCTTCGACGGCAGTTGAGGAGGGTGAGGAAGGCGGAGGGCAGTGCACGCGGCTGAGGAGCGGCGACGGCATgcggcgagctccggcgaacgGGCAACGGTCGCAACGGACGAGCGGAAGGAGGGCATCGGGCTGGCTGGTTCCGCACacaactccctctctctccccctctttctctctcttcccaagcttgaagatgaagtTGGTTCAATCTCTCCCCTCCACTTGTccaattcttcttcaatttggccaaccaccatgacatagggtgatgtcatcttccactaaaATTCAAATCCTCCACAACTATCTTCAATaggtccaatttcattttccgccgaggcataaaatcttgtacaaccaattcttcaattcccatcaattctcttctaactgaatccaattaaaatccacaaaaattatcccatgatcctAATAAGATGCGTGACATAACCGGGCTTCAACTTCtaaattcaatcccaattttttaCGATTGAATTCAATGCTGGTGCGATTGCAACAcgcctaacctaccgggtagcttttagggaaattttcttgcatccgacctgagggtgatcagtccccaagtttgacgcgttaaaatcccttaattgcTTCGTCCAATAGGCTAGTcctctcatgagtggccaactcagagagaCGTACTATAATGcgagatgaaatgcccgactcaatcagctgaaaatagaattagaaaaatcgggatgtcacaggaTAGCAGCTTCCTCCGTCAATAAACATCACATACTTTGCCTTATGACGAGCACATTGAGGAGAAAATTACCTAAAAAGTTCTTTAGTGCTTCATGAGTAATCACGAAAGACTTTCTCGTCCTTTTGTATGCTCGAATCGAGCGAAATTCAATCTTGGCTTCTTCCCCAGTACTCTCAGTCCATTCAACCTTTTTGTCCAATCTGCTCGACAATCTTGCATATCCAGTTGTCGCAATTCAACTCTTCTTTGAGGCCTCCAATCCAGGCCTTCTCTTGTTGGATTCACGTCCTCACCGAGTGTCCTTTCTTCGTCACTTGGTCCGCAAGACATAATGTCCCTTTCTTGGGATCTTGACAAACGATCCACTTGGCACTTTCTGCAACTTGTGTAGATATAATATATAAGGGATGAATGCacaaagttctaaaatttgtcacaaaaatacaattaaatcttaaaatttattaaaaagaaatcaagtcTCTTTGTTAACTTTGTCTAACTTGGGTAattgaaaatgctgacatggctttttttggtatttttttttctcttacatGGTGCTAGCGTGACTAAAACATGAAGGATAAGgctaaaatgatgtcattttgaaCCATATatgtttaatgaaaatattatttaaattaggctaaaatgatatcattttgaACCATATatgtttaatgaaaatattatttaaattaggctaaaaataaacaaatttaaaaataagatgaaagagGGCAAGACTATAAcgacccgggccccactgtgtaatattgttcaCTTTGGACTTCACGGCTTTAAAAAATCACACAGGTTAAAGGGaccccaagccttataaactagcccagaACTCCCTCCGTAAGCGATTcgatgtgggactagagaggacAGCTTCTCATTCCTTGGgctatcacactctccacccttTAAGAGCACGGTGCCCTCGTTGTGGCCCCCACATACGGTCGAGAgtcggctttgataccatttgtaatgaCTCAGACCCCACTATGTAATATTACccactttggacactgagtcctcacggctttaaaatgcgtCACATAGGTTAAATGGACTCTAaaccttataaactagcccaggactccctccctaagcgatgtgggactagagaTGACCCCTTCTCCTTCCCTGGGCTGTCACAAAGACAACCAGGGCCTAGCCCTGGCCGCTACCGAACCACCATTTTCAACTAGTGGATGGCAAGGCTTGCTATGTGAGGGCTTGTAGTAGCGAGGGTCGGCAGCCCTTGGTTGATCCAAGGAAGGGCCAATGACCCTTGCCGACTACTAGTTGGCCATCTTCCACCATAGCATTTTTAGTTGTTAGTGGGGCAGTGTTAGTAAGGGCCTTGCAAACTCTCGTTGTTTCACCtgcttactttttttttaattgcttattttttaattgatttaattaaattttgtatTACAATCAAATTTGAACCAAAACAATGTTATTTTAGCATTATGTTTCATATATTAGCCACGTCATTGCCACATAGGAGAGAGCAATGATTAAATAAAGCCACATTAACATTTTCCATTTCCCAAGTTTGACGGAGTTAACAAAAATATTCGATTACATtaaattgacaagttttagaattttattgtatttattttgtaagttttagtactcaattacaatttcttcataagttttatgatttcCAAGGTATTTATTCCCAAAACATATTTTACAACACAAAAACCTAAACTATCATAACCAATTGTTGGGAACTCCATCTGAGTTTTATTATTAGATCACAGGATCATAAGTTTGATTGTTCACTCTTTTAATCTtcaacaattttggaataatacCAGGTTTGCACATTTCATATTTTCGTCGGTCTATCCATCGACGTTAGCATCGGGAGGTATTGTGATACCACTTAGTGCAGTCTTTAATAGCTTAAACCTTTGGAACTCCTTCTCGAGCACACCGACCACGAGGAAAGCAATGTCATTCATACTCATCTTTGTACTGTTCCAGGAGCACGTGTAATTGAAGCCGATATCTTGGAGAACTCTTGACAGCAATTCTGGACCTTTTAATTTCTATCAGTTTTTGCATAGAGGTGGTCAAATAAGATAAATGAAGATAAGAAGATAGGATTTGCGACCTTAAAACTAATAATCGAATAGGTTGGGCATCATGTGGTCGAGATGCGGAGATGTCTTATATAATGACCTCCAAGAGGAAACCGGGTACTCTCAAGTGAAAGAAAATAACAAGCCGAGATTGAACAATTATGAATGTTTGAAAAATCTGGTCCGTTTTTGAAACATCGAACTAGACAGCATCCCAGGAAAAATATATCTTGATTTAGCAAGGCACCCGGAAATGTCCTCAGGACTTCATCCCGAACCGGCAGGATGCAAAATAATAGACCGTACCTGAATATATTCAGGAAGCCATTAGACTTCCACAATCCAGAAGTCTGCGAAACATGCGTGCATATACTTTCCTGATTCATCATTACCTGCGTGCATATACTTTCCTGATTCATCATTACCTGCGTGCATATACTTTCCTGATTCATCATTGCACCCATGCTCAGAAGTGTGTCTGAGCAAGTAGGCAATTCCCATGTATGTAGAGGGTCATGCATCCATGATCTCCTGAAATTCTGCTTTGGTGTGACTGGTGCACGCTCGTGTATGTTGTGTGTTTgagggaaagggagagagaggcaaAGTAGATACCTCGTCTGATGCAATTTCAAGTGTGAATCTCCTTGGACAGGAGCCGTGATGCAAACTTCCGCACCCTACGGATGTTTTATCTGGTGAAGGAATTACAAAGAAATGCCAAAGGGGAAAAGATGCATATCATAAACATTCCAAAGGACATCCTGCGAAATCATTGATAACCAGAAGGATATCTGCTCTTTGTAGATGGGATGATTAAGCATTACTAGATTGTTGTTGGTCACAAGTGCTCGAATAACCTGTTAAAATTATGTCACGCCCCCAATCTTGAGTGCGTGAACATCTCTCGACGGTCGATtaaaattgtgatattttaggacGAGCTATtgacccattctttttttttttttttcgctttcaattaaaaacatGCAGAAGTAACTCAAATAAACACCCAGTCAATCAACAAAAACTAAGATAGCAAGAACACAAAATCAGTATCTGAGTGGAAATAGGAGGGTATTGGGGCTATGGAAGAAACGGTCAGAAATTTGGGAACTCTGCGGTGAAAGCAGGAtcgaaaatgtatttttttagcttttttcgATGGTACTTATTATGTATTCTAACAATGTTTATACATTCACGTAAAGCATATCGATGTCATTATTGTTATTGTCCTCAAAAGTTGAATTTGCATTCAAACTAAACTCAATGTTAGTTGGAAactatcttttgacaatcacaTAGCTAATGTGGTTTTCTGAGCAACATGCCTCACGCAAAACGAAAACTCAACACCACAAACTTCACACAATTGTTTATATTAGACTAGGCATGCAGAATCTTCAAGTCTGTCGTAATAGAGATGCAGCACTTGCTTAAATCAATATTGCCGGGGTAAAATGGAGCCGCGAATTTTTCAGAATACCAGAGCAATATCAATGATTGTAACACGAAGCAGCTCATCGAGGCAAACAAGATAACAAAGCAATACCCACTCCCTATAGGAAGTAACATTTGCAAGATCTTGTGCTCTCTCATGTAGAATTTtcatcaagaataaaaaaaatcaggtCAATCGACATTACAATTTACATTAAAAGCTTCATTCTAATTCAAAGTGAGATGCACCGTTGGGTGAGCAGAATTGGTTAGCATGTCTGGGTATCTCCGATAATATGGACTTAAGAATCCCTCATTCCTTAGTTTCCTTGTATCTGTAGAGAGGAAATTATAGGACTACAGCCTTCAAGACCTGGAAAACGTAAATAAGGCATAAATTGCGCAACATATGTAAGAAACCTTAGAAACTAATAACAGGGGAGAGGCCCGCAAGATAATTACTAGCGACTTTGGGGTCATCTGAGATTCCAGTATCAAGTTGCATGTTCCAGCCGTAAGTAACACATGTTCTTGCGAATTCAATGCTGGGGAACTTTCCATATTAGCCATACTGAGAACTAACAACAAACATTTTTCTGATGATTTGATAGGTAAAGAACTACGATAGGAGGATGCAATTGGGATGCTatgttaaatattattattctgCATGGCAGATCGGCAAGACATGCTAGTGCTATTTATTATCTAAGATTCTAAATGACAGGTTGCATCCATCAAGAGGGGGAAAACCTGAATAAAAGAGCTTCATCATGAGACCTCCATGGTGAGATAACAGTGGATAGATCTATGGTTTAAAACTCATCCACGAATATATGGCCACGTAAGATGTGGCTAATAACACTAGGACAAAAAATTCTATGAGATGTTAAAAGACTTAAAGATGAAACTGACCTCCCCAATGCGTGGGCTGACAAAATTTAGGTCCTCTTGCAGTCCTCTACACGGTGGACCATAAGAGCCTATGAACTGCACTAACCTGTAGTTTAGATAGAGAATATAAAGTATGAACTATAGGTAGATTCGCCATGCAAGGAAACTGATACGGTCGGAATACTAGCGCTAGTAGTGCTCAAACTAAAGCTGAATAAATTAGGATCCaacttctaaaaaaaatatagtaaTCATGAAACTTTCATGATAAATGCCCATTCGTACGGGAAAAAAAGTTAAGGTTCTAATTTGAAGCCTGGGTCTTATGGAAGTCTATTATGgttattctgcttctgcttcaaTCATATGGTTTTAACCCTGTTTTGTCATGTGCGCTAGCACATGTTGAGTCTCAAATGATAGATTATTCTTGACACAAATGGGAGGGTCAAGATAGCCTCAGTGTCCTGCCTATTCAGAGCTTCTTCTTTCAGGTTAACTTGTCTGAATCATGTGTGGACACATGATTATCGTGCATGATGAATTCTGGATTCCGCACGTGCCTTATTTCTTAATttgtaaattaaaaagagaTGGAGAAAGCAAATTctagggaaaagtgccaaaaagtcctaaaccttttgtcttcgtgccgatttagtcctaaaccttttttttttgtgctgatttagtcctaaaccttttttacgttgtgccaatttagtcctttccggccaaaattggccggaatttGCTGACTAGACGCCGGCCGGCTGATGTGGCCCGATCGGCGCGACGTGgactatttttaataatattttaatatttttcaatttttcaataatttaatttttaatttttaatttttttttctttgtcttctcatgttcttcctccagccggtcgccggacctcggcgaccggccagcgGCGACGGTCGGCGaggtcaaggtcgacctcgccggccacccacctcgctagtggccgcgagggcggcctcgccgcccggcgcgaggccgccctcgaggcctgggtggcgaggctcgccctcgcccgatttggcgagggcgagcctcgcccatggccggcgagggcaagcctcgccagctCGGCGCGAGGAGGCGGCCGGATTCGGTCCTCGAGGTCTTACGGAACCGAGGCCtatcgtcgtcctcctccgaCACGTCGACGCCTGGCGGCGTGGAGGCGAGCTTCGCGGCGCGCACCGAGAGCACCTTCTCGACGATTTTCAGGCTCGAGGTCTTCATTCGCTTCCTCGTCGTCGCTGCCGTCGAGCGGCACCGCGGACTTCGGCTCGTGCTCCGCGTCGTCTCCTTCGCCGAGCTTCGCCACCGTTGGCTTCGCTCTCCTCCCCATGCTCCACGCGCcgagctggcgaggctcgcccctgccggccatgggcgaggcccgaccctcgccagatccggcgagggcgagcctcgccacccaggccttgagggcggcctcgcgccgggcgggcgaggtcgagcctcgccgcccagcGTGAGGCCGCCCTCACGGCcacggcgaggtggccggcgaggtcgacctcgacctcgccggccgtcgcctcggctggtcgccgaggtccggcgaccgggcTGGAgtaagaagatgagaagacaaaagaaaagaaaaataaaaagaaaaagaaaaatattaaatattaaaatattattaaaaatagtcCACGTCGGCACCGATCgggccacgtcagccggccagcgtctagtcagcaaattccggccaattttggccggaaaggactgaattggcacaacataaaactgtttaggactaaatcggcaccaaaaaaaggtttaggactaaatcggcaccgaaaaaaaggtttaggactaaatcggcacaaagacaaaagattttggacttttttggcacttttccccaaaTTCTATGTATTTAAGTTCCCTGTACTTTAACAATAACATTCACTTACATATTGCATTAAAATCGAATCAACATCAAATAAGAGTGGTCGACAATAGTCTTGATATAGCTCCAGATGAAGGAAGGCATGAATGGAGCCAGAAAGTAAGCTAATCACTCATTAACTACATTAAATAATGGGCGTTGTCTCTGCTTCATTAACTTTTTCTGATGCATGTGTATCTTTCCTAGATACACTGCAGATACAACATATAAATCCAGCACAGGCAGCCTTGAGGAAAAGCTGAACCTTAGTCAGCAGCAATATATGTTTCTCTATGTTTTGGTTCCATCAGATACTGATGTCTTTTACCAAAATATCCCAAGGTCACATTGACTAAGCAAAGACAAAATACATTCTGGAAGCTTGTGGACTTCAAAGATTAGATTAAGAAAATCTTTCAGTAGTGACCCGAAAATAGTGCACCCAAGTGCCTTATACCAGCCCTCaggattatttaaaaagaaaagaaaattatttttatttaccaaGCGCTGTATTACTTCCCTTCGCATGGTTATGATTGCTTTCAGCTCTTTGTGAGAGTCAAGGCAACAAATTAACTATTGCTAAGTGAGGAATCAAGCAGGAATAAGAATCAAACTGATCATGAATACACGGCAATTTGACCCAATAAAAATCTCACACTaatacatatgtgataaatatatactaagttaaattggattactatttcaaaaaatcacaaaattggtacatttacGACAAACGAAAGGTAAAACTTTAAATTAGTACACTCATTAACTATCACATGTCATCCGacttatcaatttaataataaaatttaatggaaattaacggaataagctttttttttcgTATTATTATCTCTTGATGACATATAGCATCAACtagcagaaaaaaaaagtgaccgGTTTCATTGGATCCGATCTAGATCTCAATTTTAAGGTGAAACCAGACCGAATTGGGAATCAATCACTATTGCTgaaccaaactttttttttttttaattttttattttatgggaCAGACTTTATATTAAACCCCAATCCCCTTATTCCAAATTCCCAAGTTTCGCTGCTTTACTCTCGTTTAAACGAAACCCTAGTCGCAGCCACTTTCTTCGCTCGCCTTCTCCTGTTCCTCGAACCATAGCCCCAGACGCCTCCAGCACGCGCCACAGCCTGTACTTCGACACGCTTCACCGACTCGGGAATCTCGCCGTTGTCGGAGCAGATCACACCCACGAGCTTGTCAGATCGAAGCGACCAGAACACCAGTGTGATTGCAATTGTTGGTGTCCATGGTATGGGCGGTGCCGAAAAGCAACTCTTTCTCAGCCTGTGTTCAACGATGGTGTGGTGAAGGAAAATTAAAACGACAAGCTTCGAGCTCTTGGATTCGCTAGGTCCTCGACGAGAAAGCATCGAAGGAAAACATACTTTGATCGGGGaaacagagaaaagagaggaagggaAGTTACGAACAAACAACATAATGTGTGCCTTTTCTCCGCTGCTAGCTGCGTACGCCTCAAGATTCCAGAAGGGAAAAATAAGCGTGGCCCCCCAGAAGTACGACGTGTTCCTGAGCTTCACGGGTGGAGATTCTCGCACCTACTTCACCGATTTCCTCTTCAAAAGCCTATCAGCTGCTGGTCTCCAAGTGTTCAAAGACGATGCTGGCAATCAGCAAGGTCGTGATCCCATCGTCTCCGTgatgggagaacagtaacaattcgaacaatatcgaatcaacgcagcggaataaaataatctcccctcttgtgcAAACCTAATAAGAATCGATTTAGTAGCGTAAAATATcaatatagtagagtaaaataaatacaagcacgcgaacacaacTTGTAatatcccgggccccactgtgtaatattgtccgctttgggtcacccgctctagcgcggacgaaccgccatcccagccacggtcttttccctcaccgctttaaaacgcgttacacaggttagagggacccaagctgacgattttttatgtggaaaacctCTTCGATATGAGGAGataaaaaccacgggaccggagtccacccgaaaatcttaactatcaataaaattgttcttctctaacAAATATTAGAGGTACATAGTAGCAAATATCTCAAAAACATAATTATTGacaatacacatgaacttcacaagagatcaatgataaattggacaaaaaacgcaggttttgatcaattcacgaaaaacctgatgtagagagcttcaaacgaaaatcaaaccgttcaaatTCGAGAAAATTACGCCACGAACATGCTAACAAAATtgcagctcaatcggaccacaaATCGACCTCTAACGCCAGCTTGATATAAATCAGATATTGCTCAAAACCCcaaattttctgctttctctttttctcttgtgtTTCCCTTTTTGTGCTACCACTTTATATAAATAGTGAGAAAccatatttcctcatataatcatatgggctcaacctttttgggcttgcaactcattgggctttctctacataggagtgaacccagctaacactCCGAACACTATGTGCAGAGTAAATGGTGTCTCTGAAATCTCACCGAAATTATGGATTGCCGCAGAAAGCATGGCAAATCAGTCTTCCCTGTGTTTCTATAACGTGAATGTAGCGGATTTAGGTACCAATGCGGCAACTTACATAACTTTGAAGAGGCTTTTTATGAACATGAGATGCAGTGCAGGCGAGAAGAAGTGCAAGAATGGGTAGAGGCGCTGTGTTCTCTAACGAGGATTAGCGGATGGATGTCACAGGCCATTGCTAATGGGTATTTATGTAATCTGAATTAGAAACCCCGTGCACTTGGATGGAAATGATCCGTACGTCTAACTTTGTTTTATATCCATAATACGTGTGTGCGTGTGCAGGCATGAAGGAAAGCTGGTGAAATTGGTCGTCGCAAAGGTTTCGAGTGAAGTAGAGATGAGCTGGATCAAACGGTCTTCCCTGTTCATAGAATCAGGTACATTCCAGTACCATTCGAAGCATTCTCTAAATATAGAGAAGCCCCACGCGACCTTGACCGGtttctttgctttttaaaattactCCTGATTCGTAGTCATCATCACCTGCAGCAATTCATTATTTTTCAGAGAAACAAAGTAGAGAAAGTAAATGCCAATTCATCTTGAGCTTCCGTGGTGCTGATACTCGTTATAACCTTGCTGCTTTCCTCTACACCAGTCTTGTGGCCGAGGGAATCCAAGTTTTTAATGATGACGATCCACCCCTCATAGGTAAATATTGTGTTCATGAGATACGCAATGCCATTGATCACTGCAAAATATCCATTCCAATTCTCTCAAGCAATTATGCGTCCTCTTCATGGTGTCTCGAGGACCTAACTCAAATGGTTGAATGCAAGAGAACAAATGGGCAAATGATATTGCCCATCTTCTATAAAGTGAACACGTCACATGTGCGAGATGTGTCGCACTTGTTTGGAAAGCACATGCTTCAACATAAGCAGCTGGTTGACGAAATTACTTATGAGCAGTGGGAACAAGCTCTCAAAGAGGTTGGCTCCTACAGGGGATGGGTATCAGAGAATATTGCGAATGGGTACGTTACTTTCATCTTTGCCACCAAAACGTTAACTGGACAGAACTTCTTATACCGCTCAGAGCTTACTTCAGTTTTATTTGGCAATTGGCAGGCACGAAGCCGTACCTGTGAAAGAGGTCGTGAAGGAGGTTTCAAGGATGTTGAACAATCCCCAAACACATGATCCCCCGTCCCCATCCACTGAATATTAACTCAATTACAAAAGGATTTTCCTCAACGATCAAAAAGTGTCATCCTTTATTGTTTATAATTTGCATAAATCTTGTTAAGACTCGTGAGGATTTCTTTGGAGTTAAGAAGCATTTTTCGTACATTGTGCTGTGTAATGTGTTTAATTAGCATGTCGTTTTTGGATTCAAACGTGACACGATTGATGGATGTCTTGTGTTTGGATTTGGCAAGTCGATTATGTTATAGAGAGTCCAGTCAGCTTAGTTAGTTGTTTGAAGGTGCTAAAAGGATTCTCTAATTAAGTCTGGTACATGTTCCTTACTATAACTAGTTGAAAGCTCTGCTCGTTCCAATGAGCGtaaaaaaagtggagaaaatgaaaatgggaaaCAGTCGCAATTTGCATCAACATATCTTGAAATATACTGCAATGTGCTGGGTCACTGGAAGAGAATATCTCCGTGTTTTGCTTTTTTCGtcttttataaaacaaaaatctGATCATGCGCACCCGGAAAAAGAAGCCATCTTCAGACCTGGCTAACGTTGCTGAGGGGGGCTTTCCAATAGGAACCTTTTCATCCGAAGAGAAGGCAACGATTAGATCTGTTCAGGGATTTAGTATGTGGA
This region includes:
- the LOC108958922 gene encoding uncharacterized protein LOC108958922 codes for the protein MCAFSPLLAAYASRFQKGKISVAPQKYDVFLSFTGGDSRTYFTDFLFKSLSAAGLQVFKDDAGNQQGRDPIVSVMGEQYQCGNLHNFEEAFYEHEMQCRREEVQEWVEALCSLTRISGWMSQAIANGHEGKLVKLVVAKVSSEVEMSWIKRSSLFIESAIHYFSEKQSRESKCQFILSFRGADTRYNLAAFLYTSLVAEGIQVFNDDDPPLIGKYCVHEIRNAIDHCKISIPILSSNYASSSWCLEDLTQMVECKRTNGQMILPIFYKVNTSHVRDVSHLFGKHMLQHKQLVDEITYEQWEQALKEVGSYRGWVSENIANGHEAVPVKEVVKEVSRMLNNPQTHDPPSPSTEY